The segment TAAATTAAAAGAACTCGGTCCGGTACGGGCAATCGTTGTCCCGCTGGTAGGGCCATCTTGAGGAAAGCTTACATCTGTGCCCGGCGCTACCGTTGCCGTATTATCAGAAGGCATCAGAGCAAAGAAATCAGCAAATCCTAATACCCCTCCCGCCGTTCCTGTTGCCCCGGTTGCTCCTGTTGCCCCGGTCGCTCCTGCAGCTCCTGCGGCTCCTGCAGCTCCTGCAGCTCCTGCCGCTCCGGCTGGCCCAGTGGCTCCTGTTGCTCCAGCCGACCCTGCAGCTCCTGCCGCTCCGGCCGGACCAGTAGCTCCGGCAATGCCTTGTGGCCCAATCGCTCCCGCCGGACCAGGTTCACCCTGAGGGCCCTGGGGACCTATGAGGCCCTGGGCTCCCGGAACTCCCTGCGCCCCTTGAGGGCCGACAGGCCCCGCTGCTCCCTGGGGGCCTATCGCTCCAGGTGGCCCGGGCACACCTTGGGGGCCTTGGGGCCCTGGAGGCCCGCCGGCAGGTCCCGGAGGACCTGCTGTTCCCTGGGGACCTCTTGCCCCCGGGATTCCCGGTATGCCCGGGGAGCCCTGCGCTCCTTGGGGCCCTGTGGGACCAATGACGGTTGGAGTAGTGACATTGACTTCAGGCGGTGGACAGGTTACTTTAACAACCTTTTTAATCACTTTCTTAACAACTTTCCGGTGTTCTTTTCTTTTTCTTTTTGGAGAAACGAGGGTGACGATTTTTTTAGGATGACATTTTTTATCGTCTGGACAACTCAATACGGACACCTCCCTAATAAGATAGTGTAGTGTACGCATCCCATCTGGTTTAGAAATGGACGAAAAACCAGTTTTTACTAGTCAGCAACCTAATTCCAAAAAAAACGGGCGTTAGCCATAGTAGTTACGCCCTTAAATACATCACAATGTCCCACACCAAATTTTATTATTTTTCGTATTTTAGAATTGGACAACTGATACTTCCCTGTCAGACCCGAATTTCTAATTCGGGTCTGTTTTTTGGTTATTCTCCTTCAAACTCATGCTGCATCAATTAAGCTGACGCTATAAATGATGTGCAACTTCAGATGCTCAATTCACGTAAAACTGATAAAGGAGCTGGTAAAAATGGTTGTCTTTGCTATTCTATTTGTACTGATTGCGATGCTGAATATCTTCTTCCCGGCCATGGGCTGGCATATGCGTTATGGCTGGATGGTCAAGGGCGACTCCGGCCCCAGTGAAGCCTATCTCATGATGAGCCGAATCACAAGTGTGATCGTTCTTATTCTCTTTTTCTTGTTCTTTTTGCCCTCTATGTTTGGTTAGGGGGATAAAACAATAAAACAGGAGCTGCTGGCGCTTCCCTGCCAACCACTCCTGTTTTTATTTTCATTTAAAATTTTTAGCCCTGTTAAGGAATAGCAATGAGCGCACGGGGAAGGCCAGACGATTGACGGTACATTAATATTTTCAACGGTTCCGTGGATAACTATAAAATAATGTATGTGAAAGGTAAAATAATGAAAAACACTACTAAATGGTTTGTTTACTTATGTTGGTTCGGGGCTCTTGCTATAAATATTCGGTTGCTAATAAGATCATTTTCAAACAATGAGCCTGTATTCTCTAATATAGTAGGTGTTGCTTTATTGGTAATTGCTATTATTAGCTTACATTTCAGTGAGAAAGCTAAAGAACAAAAGAATGGAAGTAACAAGTAATAAAATTAAACCCTAAGAAATCAGAACATATTTATTGAGTATTTGAAAAAGCTATAAAATAAAACTCGCCGGGCTTAATGCCAGACGGACTTATTATTTGTACAGGCTCAATCATAGTAAAACTTCTATAATATATTTGTTAACATGTAATACAGCAGCCGATGCATATTAAAAACCCCCTTGCTAGGCAAGGGGGTTAAGTGAAGTGGGCCCTACAGGACTCGAACCTGTGACCAATCGGTTATGAGCCGACCGCTCTAACCAACTGAGCTAAGGGCCCGGACTAGGATATCCGTATTATACAAGTGCTGTCCGGTGTAATAAGGTAATTGCGGGGGCAGGATTTGAACCTGCGGCCTTCGGGTTATGAGCCCGACGAGCTACCGGGCTGCTCCACCCCGCGTCAGTTAATAATTATTTAAACAGCGACAATAGATAATATACAATATAGCCATGGATAAAGTCAAGGATGATTTTGGTTTTTCTGGCTAAGGCAGAAAACGCACACCATAACGCCCCTTGCGCGAACGGTATATTTCCACAAAACGCGGATCATGATAGCCATAGATCCAGCCGTCCTGCTCCAGTCTTTTGGCAAGGCAGCCCGCTTGAAATCTGGTCCTGAACAGCTTGGAAAAATAGATCCAATTCATGATACCCTCTTCTCCTTCATCGCAATAATATATGTCCCGGTGCTATTTATCATGCCCAGTTTTGCAAGAAAATTAGAGGATTGCTCTGCGGAGTGGATGGCAATTTCTGCCCTTATGCTTAGGTGACTGGTTGAAGGATAACGCTGGCATGGAGCAGATTACTGGGGGGGATGGAGTCTAACAAATGAGTTGAGAACAGAGTATGGAGTATGCAGCTAATTGTAATGAGCAGTTGAGGGGAAATAGTTGGATTTTATACACTTGCTTGGGCGGAAATCGCCTCTTCAAAGGAAATAAGTGGATTTAGGTCATTTAGTTCTGGCGGTATCTGCGTTATTGTCGATTTCAGATTTCAACAAGTGTATTTTTTCCAACTAAAGCCTCTATAAGTATGCTGGGCCAGTGAATAGATGCTGTTTTTCCACTTCTTTTCCCTAAGAGCCCAAAAACTAATTAAAGCATAAAAAAGAAGCCCCTTCCCCGGCTAAGGGTACAAAGCTTCTTCTACGCACTCTCTACGCTTTACACTTTACGCTTTACACTTTACGCTTTACGTATTCTCCACGCACTATCTTCCAGCCTCAGCGTCTTCTCCTACCCTACACGCCGAAGGCGGCAGGGTCCTGGCGCCAGGATTGCAGCAGCGCTACATCGCTCTGAGCGATCTTGCCTTGGGCCAGCGCCACATTAATCAGCGTGCTGTAGTTGGACAGGCTCTGGAGCGGAAGCTCCGCTGCAGCGAATGCGTCTACCGCGCGGTCCAGCTCGTAGCTGAAGATGGCCAGCACGGCCAACGGGAGGCCGCCTGCTTCCTGAACGGCCTGCGCGGCTTTGATGGAGCTGCCGCCGGTGGAGATCAGGTCCTCGATGACGACGACCTTCTGGCCGGGCGTGATGAGTCCTTCGATCTGGTTCTGCTTGCCGTGGCCTTTGGCCTTATCGCGGATGTAAGCCATCGGCAGACCGAGCTTATCGGCCACCCAGGCCGCGTGCGGGATACCGGCTGTTGCTGTCCCGGCGATCACCTCGGCGTCCGGATAGCTGGTTCTGATCAGCTCTGCGAAGGCCTCCGCAATGTAGTTGCGGACAGCCGGAAAGGCCATGGTCAGACGGTTATCGCAGTAGATCGGCGATTTAATGCCGGAGGTCCAGGTGAACGGCTCCTGCGGGCGCAGGGCTACCGCTCCGATCTCCAGCAGATGACTGGCGACCTGTTCACTTCGATTCTCTAATATGCTCATGCTTGGCTCATCTCCTCAATAATATTCAGTGCTGCAGCTCGCGGATCTGCCGCTGCTGTAATCGGCCGGCCTACTACCAGGTAGTGGCTGCCTTGGCGGATAGCCTGTCCGGGAGTCATGACCCGGGACTGGTCGTCCAGGGACGCCCCGGCGGGCCGGATGCCCGGGGTAACCGTGCGGAATTCCGGTCCGCAGGCTTCGGCAATCACCAAGGATTCCTGCGGGGATGCTACGACTCCGTGCAGGCCTGCTTCCGCTGCAAGCTTGGCATAACGCACCACCGCATCCGTCACTGGTCCGGCTATGCCGATTTCGCGGTTCATCACTTCCTGACTGGTGCTGGTAAGCTGGGTTACCGCGATAATCAGCGGCATGTGCAGCGACGGCTGGAGGCTGACGGCCTTCGCCGCCCCCTCCACCGCAGCTGCCATCATGGCAGCTCCTCCGGCGGCATGTACATTGAACATATCAACCCCGAGCAGGGTCAAGCTTTCGGCCCCGCCCCGTACGGTGTTGGGGATATCATGCATTTTCACATCGAGGAATACCGAATATCCGCGCTCCTTCAGTTCCCGGATGAACTCAGGTCCGGCTGCATAGAACAGCTGCATACCCACCTTCATATAACAGGGAATGCCTTCGAGCTGTTCGATCAGCGCCCGCGCCTTGTCTGCATTCGGATAATCCAAGGCTACCATCAGGCGTCCGGCCATTTCATTACGCTTCTCTACCTGTCCTATGTTCTCATGTTCATGCTGCTGTGCTGCTGTCCCGTCCATTCGCTTCCCCTCTTTCTTGGTTCAAGTGGTCTCCTAAGCAACCATTTCCAGGTCCCGGGCATAGGGGAACGGTCTGCGTTAACGCAAACCGTCCCTGTAGCAGCCTGTTACAGCTGCCTCACCCTCTATCTTATTGTCCGACAAAAGCAGGCATCGACTGGGACGAGAAGTTAATCGTCTGCAGCATTCTCAGCAGCGCCGTTACCGTGTCAAGCGAGGTCATACAAACGACGCCGTTCTCTACCGCTTCACGGCGGATGCGGAATCCGTCACGCTCAGGTGTTTTGCCCTTAGTCAATGTATTGAAGACGAAGTTCGCTTGACCGCCGCGGATCAGATCCAGAATGGTCGGCTCCCCCTCATCCAGCTTGTTCACGTTCATCACGTTCAGCCCGGCCTGCTCCAGCGCCGCTGCTGTACCGCCGGTGGCGATGATTTTGTAGCCCATGGCATGGAAGCCCTTCATCAGCTCAACCGCTTCAGCCTTGTCTTTGTCGGCTACAGTTACAATGATTGCCCCGGTAGCCGGGATCTTCATCCCTGCGCCGATCAGGCCCTTGTAGAGCGCCTTGGCATACAGCTTATCGCGGCCCATGACCTCACCGGTGGATTTCATCTCCGGTCCGAGTGTAGGCTCAACTCTGCGCAGCTTGGCAAAAGAGAACACCGGCACTTTGACTGACACATAGTCGCTCTCCGGCCAGAGGCCTTCCGTGTACCCGTCTTCCTTCAGCTTGCCGCCGAGAATGATCTTGGTCGCCAGGTTCGCCATCGGAATACCGGTCACCTTGCTCAGGAACGGAACCGTACGCGAGGAGCGCGGGTTAACCTCGATCACATACACTTCGTCCTGATAGATAACAAACTGGATGTTCACCAGCCCGATGGTCTTGAGCTCTTTGGCAATCTTTATCGTGATCTCGGCAATCTTCTGCTTGAGGCCTTCATCCAGATATTGCGGCGGGTAGACAGCGATGGAGTCGCCGGAGTGAACCCCTGCGCGTTCCACATGCTCCATGATCCCCGGAATAACTACGGTCTCGCCGTCGCAGATGGCGTCAACCTCAACCTCTTTGCCCAGCATATAGCGGTCGATCAGCACCGGATGCTCCGGATTGACTTTTACCGCTTCAACCATATAGCTCAGCAGCTCTGTGTCGTTGTAGACAATCTCCATGGCGCGTCCGCCCAGGACATACGATGGACGAACCAGCACCGGATAACCGAGTGATTGCGCGGTTTCGACAGCCTCATCAATGTTGATTACAGTCTTGCCCTTCGGTTGTGCGATATCCAGACGGGCCAGCAGCGCTTCGAACTTCTTGCGGTTCTCGGCTTCGTCGATACTCGCAAGGCTGGTACCCAGAATGTTCACACCCGCAGCAGCAAGCGGTGCAGCCAGGTTAATCGCGGTCTGTCCGCCGAACTGCACGATAACTCCGATCGGATTCTCTTGGGCAATGACGTTCATGACATCCTCGAAGAACAGCGGTTCAAAGTACAGACGGTCAGAGGTATTGAAATCCGTAGATACGGTCTCTGGATTGTTATTGATTATGACGGCTTCATAGCCAGCCTTCTGGATAGCCCATACCGCATGCACAGTGGAGTAGTCGAACTCAATCCCCTGGCCGATACGGATCGGACCGGAGCCGAGTACAATCACCTTCTGCTTATCGGAATGAATGACCTCATTCTCTGTCTCATAGGTAGAGTAATAGTATGGCGTAGTGGCCTCAAATTCAGCGGCGCAGGTATCGACCATTTTGAATACCGGAACCAGACCCTGCTGCAGACGCAGCACACGTACCTCCGACTCCTTGGTGAATGCCCCGCCCGGACGGCCTTCGGCACGAATCTCGGCAATCGCCCGGTCTGTGAAGCCCTTGCGCTTGGCCTGATACAGTATGTCAGCAGACAGTGTCTCTTCGGCACGGATCTCATCCTCGAAGCTCACAAGCCCTTCGATCTTGGAGAGGAACCACCAGTCCACATTTGTAATATCCTGAATCTCCTGCAGCTCATACCCGCGGCGGAAGGCTTCGGCGATCAGGAACAGGCGCTCATCATCCGGCTTGGCAAGTCTATAGCGCAGCACACTCTCTTCAAGCAGCTCCGCTCCCGGCAGACGGAAACGGTGGACACCGATCTCCAGCGACCGGATGGCCTTGTGAATCGACTCTTCAAAGGTACGGCCGATCGCCATGACCTCACCGGTCGCCTTCATCTGGGTACCCAGCTTGCGGTTCGCCGAGGTGAACTTGTCGAACGGCCAGCGCGGGATTTTGCTGACAATATAGTCCAGTGTAGGCTCGAAGCAGGCGTAAGTCTGCCCGGTCACCGGATTGACGATTTCATCCAGCGTATAGCCGAGGGCAATCTTGGCTGCCATCTTGGCAATCGGATAACCAGTCGCCTTCGAGGCCAGCGCCGAGGAGCGGCTTACACGCGGGTTCACTTCAATGACGTAATACTGGTAGCTCTGCGGGTCCAGTGCGAACTGAACGTTACAGCCGCCTTCAATACTCAGCGCGCGGATAATCTTCAGGGAAGCGCTGCGCAGCATCTGATATTCACGGTCGGACAGCGTCTGGCTCGGTGCCACAACGATACTGTCGCCCGTATGTACGCCCACCGGATCAAAGTTCTCCATGTTGCAGACTACGATACAGTTGTCGTTCGCATCACGCATAACCTCATATTCAACTTCCTTCATCCCGGCGATGCTCTTCTCGACCAGACATTGGCCGATCGGGCTGTAACGGATACCCGCCTTAACGGTCTCACGCAGCTCTTCTTCGTTGTCGCAGATCCCGCCTCCGGTTCCGCCCAGCGTGTAGGCAGGACGAACGATCAGCGGATAGCCGATTCCTGCGGCGAAGCCCAGAGCTTCTTCCACACTGGTAATAATCGCACTTTCCGGCACTGGCTGATCCAGCTCGCGCATCAGCTCGCGGAACAGATCGCGGTCCTCCGCTTTCTCGATGGATTCGAGCTGTGTACCCAGCAGCTTCACTTTCTCTTGCTCCAGGACTCCGGCACGGGCCAGTTCTACAGCCATGTTCAGGCCGGTCTGTCCGCCGAGTGTCGGCAGCAGCCCGTCCGGGCGCTCCTGACGGATAATGCCAGTCACGAATTCCAGCGTGATCGGCTCGATGTATACTTTGTCCGCCATATTGGTATCGGTCATAATCGTCGCCGGGTTGCTGTTGATCAGCACGACCTCGACGCCCTCTTCTTTAAGGGCCTGGCAGGCCTGAGTGCCTGCATAGTCGAATTCGGCAGCTTGACCAATAACGATCGGGCCGGAGCCGATAACCAGAATTTTTTTGAGTTTGTTGTTCTTAGGCATGTTATAAAGCTC is part of the Paenibacillus sp. FSL M7-0420 genome and harbors:
- a CDS encoding DUF6199 family natural product biosynthesis protein, which produces MVVFAILFVLIAMLNIFFPAMGWHMRYGWMVKGDSGPSEAYLMMSRITSVIVLILFFLFFLPSMFG
- the pyrE gene encoding orotate phosphoribosyltransferase is translated as MSILENRSEQVASHLLEIGAVALRPQEPFTWTSGIKSPIYCDNRLTMAFPAVRNYIAEAFAELIRTSYPDAEVIAGTATAGIPHAAWVADKLGLPMAYIRDKAKGHGKQNQIEGLITPGQKVVVIEDLISTGGSSIKAAQAVQEAGGLPLAVLAIFSYELDRAVDAFAAAELPLQSLSNYSTLINVALAQGKIAQSDVALLQSWRQDPAAFGV
- the pyrF gene encoding orotidine-5'-phosphate decarboxylase, with amino-acid sequence MAGRLMVALDYPNADKARALIEQLEGIPCYMKVGMQLFYAAGPEFIRELKERGYSVFLDVKMHDIPNTVRGGAESLTLLGVDMFNVHAAGGAAMMAAAVEGAAKAVSLQPSLHMPLIIAVTQLTSTSQEVMNREIGIAGPVTDAVVRYAKLAAEAGLHGVVASPQESLVIAEACGPEFRTVTPGIRPAGASLDDQSRVMTPGQAIRQGSHYLVVGRPITAAADPRAAALNIIEEMSQA
- the carB gene encoding carbamoyl-phosphate synthase large subunit: MPKNNKLKKILVIGSGPIVIGQAAEFDYAGTQACQALKEEGVEVVLINSNPATIMTDTNMADKVYIEPITLEFVTGIIRQERPDGLLPTLGGQTGLNMAVELARAGVLEQEKVKLLGTQLESIEKAEDRDLFRELMRELDQPVPESAIITSVEEALGFAAGIGYPLIVRPAYTLGGTGGGICDNEEELRETVKAGIRYSPIGQCLVEKSIAGMKEVEYEVMRDANDNCIVVCNMENFDPVGVHTGDSIVVAPSQTLSDREYQMLRSASLKIIRALSIEGGCNVQFALDPQSYQYYVIEVNPRVSRSSALASKATGYPIAKMAAKIALGYTLDEIVNPVTGQTYACFEPTLDYIVSKIPRWPFDKFTSANRKLGTQMKATGEVMAIGRTFEESIHKAIRSLEIGVHRFRLPGAELLEESVLRYRLAKPDDERLFLIAEAFRRGYELQEIQDITNVDWWFLSKIEGLVSFEDEIRAEETLSADILYQAKRKGFTDRAIAEIRAEGRPGGAFTKESEVRVLRLQQGLVPVFKMVDTCAAEFEATTPYYYSTYETENEVIHSDKQKVIVLGSGPIRIGQGIEFDYSTVHAVWAIQKAGYEAVIINNNPETVSTDFNTSDRLYFEPLFFEDVMNVIAQENPIGVIVQFGGQTAINLAAPLAAAGVNILGTSLASIDEAENRKKFEALLARLDIAQPKGKTVINIDEAVETAQSLGYPVLVRPSYVLGGRAMEIVYNDTELLSYMVEAVKVNPEHPVLIDRYMLGKEVEVDAICDGETVVIPGIMEHVERAGVHSGDSIAVYPPQYLDEGLKQKIAEITIKIAKELKTIGLVNIQFVIYQDEVYVIEVNPRSSRTVPFLSKVTGIPMANLATKIILGGKLKEDGYTEGLWPESDYVSVKVPVFSFAKLRRVEPTLGPEMKSTGEVMGRDKLYAKALYKGLIGAGMKIPATGAIIVTVADKDKAEAVELMKGFHAMGYKIIATGGTAAALEQAGLNVMNVNKLDEGEPTILDLIRGGQANFVFNTLTKGKTPERDGFRIRREAVENGVVCMTSLDTVTALLRMLQTINFSSQSMPAFVGQ